From the Flavobacterium galactosidilyticum genome, one window contains:
- a CDS encoding (Fe-S)-binding protein, producing MSENLVVPTMAEMLAQGKQPEVLFWVGCAGSFDDRAKKITKAFVRILNRANISFAVLGTEESCTGDPAKRAGNEFLFQMQAMMNIEVLNAYEAKKIVTACPHCFNTLKNEYPELGGKYEVVHHTEFLKSLLDDGRLTIEGGQFKGKRITFHDPCYLGRANKVYEAPRDLILKLDAELVEMKRSKANGLCCGAGGAQMFKDAEPGNKEINVERTEDALEIQSEIIATGCPFCNTMMTDGIKIKEKEGAVKVMDVAELIANAQDL from the coding sequence ATGTCAGAGAATTTAGTAGTGCCAACGATGGCCGAAATGTTAGCTCAAGGTAAACAACCAGAAGTCTTGTTTTGGGTAGGTTGCGCAGGAAGTTTTGATGATAGAGCAAAAAAAATCACAAAAGCATTTGTCCGAATTCTAAATCGTGCCAATATTTCTTTTGCAGTTTTAGGAACGGAAGAAAGTTGTACTGGAGATCCCGCAAAAAGAGCAGGAAATGAATTTTTGTTTCAAATGCAAGCCATGATGAATATTGAGGTTTTGAATGCATACGAAGCAAAAAAAATCGTTACTGCTTGTCCACACTGTTTTAATACTTTGAAAAATGAGTATCCAGAATTAGGTGGTAAATATGAAGTGGTACATCATACAGAGTTTCTGAAATCTTTACTAGATGATGGAAGACTAACCATTGAAGGAGGGCAATTCAAAGGAAAACGTATTACTTTTCATGATCCTTGCTATCTAGGAAGAGCGAATAAGGTATATGAAGCACCAAGAGATTTGATTCTTAAATTAGATGCTGAATTGGTTGAAATGAAGCGTTCAAAAGCAAATGGATTGTGTTGTGGTGCTGGTGGAGCTCAAATGTTTAAAGATGCCGAACCTGGAAACAAAGAAATCAACGTTGAAAGAACAGAAGACGCCTTAGAAATACAATCTGAAATAATTGCAACGGGATGTCCTTTTTGTAATACCATGATGACGGATGGTATTAAAATTAAAGAAAAGGAAGGTGCTGTGAAAGTTATGGACGTTGCTGAATTAATTGCTAACGCACAAGATTTGTAA
- a CDS encoding (Fe-S)-binding protein: MSYLDNILFAILLVIGFGFFYTNIKKIVRNINLGTDVNRSDNPKERWTNMAMIALGQSKMVKRPVAGFLHIVVYLGFIIINIELLEIIIDGLFGTHRIFAFLGTTYNVLIASFEILALLVLVAVIVFWTRRNVINLKRFISSDLKGWPKSDGNYILYFEVVLMTLFLLMNASDLHLQNVPGGFSHFIKAGSFPISQFIEPIFNGMSNETVLLLAEMFWWLHIIGILIFMNYLYFSKHLHILLAFPNTYFANLNPLGEFDNLESVTKEVKLMMDPNADPFAAAPVDENAMPSKFGASDVQDLNWVQLLNAYTCTECGRCTSVCPANITGKKLSPRKIMMDTRDRLEEVGKNIDDNKGVFVPDNKSLLNDFITPEELWACTSCNACVEECPVNISPLSIIMDMRRYLVMEQSAAPTTLNAMMTNVENNGAPWPYNQQDRLNWKNEN; this comes from the coding sequence ATGAGTTACCTAGATAATATTTTATTTGCCATCCTTTTAGTGATTGGTTTTGGTTTTTTTTATACTAACATTAAAAAAATAGTTAGAAATATAAATCTTGGTACTGATGTCAATCGTTCTGACAATCCAAAAGAGCGATGGACTAATATGGCAATGATTGCTCTAGGGCAATCTAAAATGGTAAAGAGACCTGTTGCTGGATTTTTGCATATTGTAGTTTATTTAGGATTTATAATTATAAATATTGAACTATTAGAAATTATAATCGATGGTCTTTTTGGCACGCATCGTATTTTTGCTTTTCTAGGAACTACCTATAACGTTCTTATTGCTTCTTTTGAAATCTTAGCCCTTTTAGTTTTAGTGGCTGTTATCGTATTTTGGACAAGAAGAAATGTGATTAATTTAAAGCGATTTATCAGCTCTGATCTAAAAGGATGGCCAAAAAGTGACGGTAATTACATCTTGTATTTTGAGGTAGTTTTAATGACATTATTTTTATTAATGAACGCTTCTGATTTGCATTTGCAAAATGTACCGGGAGGTTTCTCTCATTTTATTAAAGCGGGTTCTTTCCCAATTAGTCAATTTATTGAGCCTATTTTCAATGGAATGTCAAACGAGACGGTGCTGTTATTAGCTGAAATGTTTTGGTGGTTGCATATTATAGGTATTTTAATTTTTATGAACTACTTGTATTTCTCTAAGCATTTACACATATTATTAGCGTTCCCTAATACCTACTTTGCGAATTTAAATCCTTTAGGAGAATTTGATAATCTAGAGTCAGTTACTAAAGAAGTAAAATTAATGATGGATCCAAACGCTGATCCATTTGCAGCAGCACCAGTTGATGAGAATGCGATGCCAAGTAAGTTTGGCGCTAGCGATGTTCAAGATTTAAACTGGGTTCAATTGCTGAATGCTTACACTTGTACTGAATGTGGTCGCTGTACTTCAGTTTGTCCAGCTAATATTACAGGTAAAAAACTTTCTCCTCGTAAAATAATGATGGATACCAGAGATAGATTAGAAGAAGTAGGAAAAAATATTGACGATAATAAGGGAGTATTTGTTCCAGATAATAAATCATTACTTAACGATTTTATCACACCAGAAGAATTGTGGGCATGTACCTCATGTAACGCCTGCGTAGAAGAATGTCCGGTTAATATTAGCCCGCTTTCAATAATAATGGATATGCGACGTTATTTAGTTATGGAGCAAAGTGCGGCGCCTACTACATTAAACGCTATGATGACTAATGTTGAAAACAACGGTGCTCCATGGCCTTACAATCAACAAGATCGTTTGAATTGGAAAAATGAAAATTAA
- a CDS encoding MlaD family protein — translation MKITREIKTAILVIASILLFIWGYSFLKGRDLFTNYKTFYVEYKSVEGLATSAPVTLNGLIIGKVSAITINENTGTLTVELQIKTDFPISKSSIASLYEPGFIGGKQIAIVPNFEDKTLAVDGQKLQAGVKLGLTDKVGDQLAPLQEKLEKLLGTTDKLITGVNNVLDEKGQQDLKITLAELSKTIEQFHIASKSVNSLLDQNRTQINGVVTNFSKISSDFSEISTSLNKADLGKSVNNLNATLAKVDGIMTGLESGKGSMGKLLNDEAFYQNIKSSTKELELLLQDIRLYPTRYVNISVFGKKNKPYVGPEKDSVTNVIN, via the coding sequence TTGAAAATAACACGAGAAATTAAAACAGCTATTTTAGTAATAGCATCTATTTTATTATTTATTTGGGGCTATAGCTTTTTAAAAGGCAGAGACCTTTTTACTAATTATAAAACATTTTATGTTGAGTATAAAAGTGTGGAAGGTTTAGCTACTTCAGCGCCGGTTACATTAAATGGACTTATTATAGGTAAAGTTAGCGCTATAACAATCAATGAAAATACAGGAACCTTAACTGTAGAATTACAAATAAAAACTGATTTTCCTATTTCTAAATCTAGTATAGCTTCTCTATATGAGCCTGGTTTTATTGGTGGAAAGCAAATCGCAATTGTTCCTAATTTTGAAGACAAAACCTTAGCGGTTGATGGCCAAAAATTACAAGCTGGTGTAAAGCTAGGTCTTACTGATAAAGTAGGAGATCAATTAGCACCTCTTCAGGAAAAACTAGAAAAGTTGTTGGGTACTACTGATAAATTAATTACTGGAGTTAACAATGTTCTGGACGAAAAAGGACAGCAAGATTTGAAAATTACTTTAGCTGAACTTAGTAAGACTATTGAGCAGTTTCATATCGCTTCTAAAAGTGTGAACAGTTTATTAGACCAAAATAGAACTCAAATAAACGGTGTTGTTACTAATTTTAGTAAAATTAGTAGTGATTTTTCTGAGATTTCTACTTCTTTAAATAAAGCTGATTTAGGCAAATCTGTAAATAATTTGAATGCAACTTTAGCGAAAGTAGATGGTATCATGACAGGATTAGAATCAGGTAAAGGTTCTATGGGTAAATTGCTAAACGATGAAGCTTTTTATCAAAACATAAAATCTTCAACAAAAGAATTAGAATTATTATTACAAGATATTAGATTGTATCCAACTCGATATGTCAATATTTCTGTATTTGGAAAGAAAAACAAACCTTATGTGGGTCCTGAAAAGGATTCTGTAACTAATGTAATAAATTAG
- a CDS encoding N-acetylmuramoyl-L-alanine amidase family protein has product MKLIKTIKPIIVILFLLFSITVFPQSNSKFIVILDAGHGGKDPGNSYNGFVEKEIALKTALKLEKILNKENDIQVIHTRKTDVFIELVDRPKKANHMDANLFVSIHCNSVSNPVPFGTETFVMGLTRSKGNLEIAKQENSVILLEKNYKQTYKGFDPKNPETLIGLKILQEDYLDRSIQLASKIENNFKHKLNRKSRGIKQTPLWVLDAAYMPSVLIELGFLSNNKEGKYLNSDIGQENMAQAIASAIISYKKENFGNGYGKGNSNKTVNSGAKDNANDSKSKRGNEKQTPENRDVKSKNADIVFKIQFAAGNQNIKLVPSNFKGLKNVSVRTNNGKFYKYAYGDTADYNQAKKDLQEVKSKGYSSAYIIAFKDGKNMSVEEALK; this is encoded by the coding sequence TTGAAGCTTATTAAAACGATTAAACCCATAATTGTAATTCTATTTTTATTGTTTTCCATTACTGTTTTTCCTCAGTCCAATAGTAAATTTATTGTTATTTTAGATGCGGGGCACGGAGGTAAAGATCCAGGAAACTCCTATAATGGTTTTGTCGAAAAAGAAATTGCACTTAAGACTGCTTTAAAATTAGAGAAAATCCTAAATAAAGAGAATGACATTCAAGTTATTCATACCAGAAAAACAGATGTTTTTATTGAATTAGTGGATAGGCCTAAAAAAGCAAATCATATGGATGCTAATTTATTTGTTTCTATACATTGCAATTCTGTTAGTAACCCCGTTCCTTTTGGTACAGAGACTTTTGTAATGGGTTTAACCAGAAGCAAAGGTAATTTAGAGATCGCAAAACAAGAGAATTCAGTTATTTTATTAGAGAAGAACTACAAGCAAACGTATAAAGGTTTTGATCCAAAGAATCCTGAAACTTTAATTGGTCTTAAAATTCTACAAGAAGATTATCTAGATAGAAGCATTCAATTAGCTTCAAAAATTGAAAATAATTTTAAACATAAATTAAACCGAAAATCAAGAGGGATAAAGCAAACGCCGCTTTGGGTTTTAGATGCAGCCTACATGCCAAGTGTATTGATAGAACTGGGTTTTTTATCTAATAACAAAGAGGGAAAATATTTGAACTCTGATATTGGACAAGAAAATATGGCACAAGCCATTGCATCAGCTATAATTTCATATAAAAAGGAAAATTTTGGCAATGGGTATGGGAAAGGCAACTCAAATAAAACAGTTAATAGCGGAGCAAAAGACAATGCGAATGATTCCAAATCAAAACGAGGTAATGAAAAACAAACTCCTGAAAATCGAGATGTAAAATCAAAAAACGCAGATATTGTTTTTAAAATCCAATTTGCTGCTGGAAATCAAAACATTAAATTAGTTCCATCTAATTTTAAAGGGTTGAAAAACGTATCGGTAAGAACAAATAACGGCAAATTTTACAAATATGCATATGGAGATACTGCTGATTATAATCAAGCAAAAAAAGATTTACAAGAAGTTAAATCCAAAGGTTATTCTTCAGCGTATATTATTGCATTTAAAGATGGGAAAAACATGAGCGTGGAAGAAGCGCTTAAATAA
- a CDS encoding N-acetylmuramoyl-L-alanine amidase family protein, translating into MHKKYRIKIIVSFILMIISATGFSQSNDFRVTLDAGHGAHDFGAVYEGRIEKNIALAVVLKVGKILESTPQMKVNYTRKTDVFIDLIERANIANRVNANIFVSIHCNANRNTAADGTETYVMGLSKVASNLEAAKKENSVITLEKDYKQKYEGFDPNSPETMIGMTLMQEEYLDNSISLASKIEDSFADLGKKIRGGGVKQAPFMVLHKAYMPRVLIEMGFISNRIEGNILNSEEGQNEIAKAIADAIISYKKEYYGNGEFEVTGELPSQKINEKPIKDTVTPVKAKTVSRNEDSIQPKKMVDSSKPIFKVQLSASIKKVELIPRNFKGLNNISMAFENSVYKYMYGETADYNEAKQQLQEAKSKGYDTAFLIAFKNGEKISVQDALR; encoded by the coding sequence ATGCACAAAAAATATAGAATTAAAATAATAGTATCTTTTATTTTAATGATCATTTCGGCTACAGGTTTTAGTCAATCTAATGATTTCAGGGTAACTTTAGATGCGGGACACGGAGCTCACGATTTTGGTGCCGTTTATGAAGGTCGGATCGAAAAGAATATTGCTTTAGCTGTTGTTTTAAAAGTGGGTAAAATACTAGAATCTACTCCACAAATGAAGGTAAATTACACAAGAAAAACAGACGTTTTTATAGATTTGATTGAAAGAGCTAATATTGCTAATAGAGTTAACGCTAATATTTTTGTTTCAATCCATTGTAACGCTAATAGAAATACGGCTGCCGACGGTACTGAAACGTATGTAATGGGATTGAGTAAAGTAGCGTCAAATCTTGAAGCTGCAAAAAAGGAAAACTCTGTAATCACTTTAGAAAAAGATTACAAACAAAAATATGAAGGTTTTGATCCAAACTCTCCTGAAACAATGATTGGAATGACTTTGATGCAGGAAGAATACTTAGATAATAGTATTTCGCTAGCTAGTAAAATAGAAGATTCTTTTGCTGATTTAGGAAAGAAAATTAGAGGTGGCGGAGTAAAACAAGCGCCTTTTATGGTACTTCATAAAGCGTATATGCCAAGAGTGTTGATTGAAATGGGATTTATTTCAAATAGAATAGAAGGTAATATATTAAATTCTGAAGAAGGTCAAAACGAAATTGCTAAAGCTATTGCTGATGCTATTATCAGTTATAAAAAAGAATATTACGGTAATGGAGAATTTGAAGTAACAGGTGAATTACCATCTCAAAAAATTAATGAGAAACCAATTAAGGATACTGTAACACCAGTAAAAGCAAAAACGGTATCGCGTAATGAAGATTCTATTCAACCTAAGAAAATGGTTGATAGTTCTAAACCAATCTTTAAAGTTCAACTTTCTGCAAGTATTAAAAAAGTAGAGCTTATTCCTAGAAACTTTAAAGGACTGAATAATATTTCGATGGCTTTTGAAAATAGTGTTTACAAATACATGTACGGTGAAACAGCTGATTATAACGAAGCAAAGCAACAATTGCAGGAAGCAAAATCAAAAGGATATGATACAGCATTTTTAATTGCATTCAAAAACGGAGAGAAAATTAGCGTACAAGACGCTCTTAGATAA
- a CDS encoding putative LPS assembly protein LptD, producing MYTNLFNIVLISVFLSLGSSKLYSQDITKKNTSLPVNKQIDSSKKTSNQIKTPILAVTKQNDSIKKDSVQPKKPFLDGKVKYKANKYAKIDQKKKLITLYDKAELYYQDIELKSGVIVMDYEKNEVYAGRIKDSTGKFTQYPNFKQGENVVEPDSIRFNFKTKKALIYNSRSEQGEFRIKAAVTKKENDSVYFLKRAIFTTSKDVDNPEYYFQTSKVKLIPGKKVVTGLTNMVIANVPTPIALPFAFFPMSKETSISGLILPSYNDSNQRGFSLQNLGYYFALNDHYDLTVLGDYYTNGSYGMRFESSYAKRYSFRGNVNVRFENLISSERGYPDYSKQNIYNIQWSHSRDTKASPNSSFSASVNLGSSKYFQQSINQNNIGSNLNNTLSSSISYSKTFNSVPQVRLSLTATHSQNTQTQEINMTLPTLQLSVDRIYPFVGKDGLKKGFFKNINLQYNLNGRNSFVTNDSLFFKPQMFRDAKIGVQHSIPLSTNFKLFKYFSASTSMNYEEIWYAKTIERGYDVDQSKVVDKVVNGFAAFRTYSFSSSLGTTVYGTFNFGADKKIKSIRHVMRPSVSYGYTPSFEKYYDTYASDATGTMDKRYTRFENGIFGAPGLNNSNNLGFDLSNTFEAKVTDRDSTKTEPKKIMLLNNLNLSTSYNLDADGVNSLAFSPVRLSGGTQIFNNKMNVNFGATLDPYAIDNSGRRINKFNIDNGGSLFRMTSSNMTINYSVASKGKDDKKKDKNLQSQRNGGREDDLFGTNTDLGDARRSQFEDEDDDGVDKISEFFNSKLPWDMTFAYSLTYGNNNRENKIIGNSIMISANADITPKWKAGVSTGYDFVQQGVTFTQLRFERDLLSWRMDFNWAPFGNNANWGFFIGIKSGILSDIKWDKRSVINR from the coding sequence TTGTATACAAACTTATTTAATATCGTTTTAATATCCGTTTTCCTATCTTTAGGTTCAAGTAAATTATATTCGCAGGATATAACTAAAAAAAATACAAGCTTACCTGTTAATAAACAAATAGATAGCTCCAAAAAAACCTCAAACCAAATTAAAACTCCCATTTTAGCTGTTACAAAACAAAATGACAGTATAAAAAAAGATAGTGTACAACCCAAAAAACCATTTCTAGACGGCAAAGTAAAATACAAAGCAAATAAATACGCTAAAATTGACCAAAAGAAAAAACTCATCACTTTATATGATAAGGCAGAACTCTATTACCAAGATATAGAGTTAAAATCAGGTGTTATTGTAATGGACTACGAAAAGAACGAAGTTTATGCAGGAAGAATCAAAGATTCTACTGGAAAATTCACACAATATCCAAATTTCAAACAAGGCGAAAATGTCGTCGAACCAGACTCTATACGTTTCAATTTCAAAACAAAAAAAGCATTAATTTATAATTCAAGATCTGAACAGGGAGAATTTAGAATTAAGGCAGCTGTTACTAAAAAAGAGAATGACTCTGTTTACTTTTTAAAACGCGCTATTTTCACGACTTCTAAAGATGTTGATAATCCAGAATATTATTTTCAAACTAGTAAAGTGAAGCTTATTCCTGGTAAAAAGGTTGTAACCGGATTAACTAACATGGTTATTGCTAATGTTCCTACTCCTATAGCATTGCCTTTTGCTTTTTTTCCAATGAGTAAAGAAACGAGTATATCTGGACTTATTTTACCTAGTTATAATGACTCCAATCAGCGTGGTTTTTCACTTCAAAATTTAGGATACTATTTCGCACTAAATGATCATTATGATTTAACGGTTTTAGGTGATTATTACACTAATGGTAGTTACGGAATGCGTTTTGAGTCGAGTTATGCGAAAAGATATAGTTTTAGAGGAAATGTAAACGTTCGTTTTGAAAACTTAATTTCCAGTGAAAGAGGATATCCGGACTACTCAAAGCAAAATATTTATAATATTCAATGGTCTCATTCTAGAGATACTAAAGCAAGTCCAAACTCAAGCTTTTCGGCTTCTGTCAATTTAGGAAGCAGCAAGTATTTCCAGCAATCTATTAATCAAAACAATATTGGTTCTAACCTGAATAATACTTTAAGTTCGTCTATTTCGTATTCTAAAACATTCAATTCCGTTCCTCAAGTTCGATTGTCTCTGACGGCAACACATTCGCAAAATACACAAACGCAAGAAATAAATATGACTTTACCAACGTTGCAATTAAGTGTAGATAGAATTTATCCATTTGTTGGTAAGGATGGTCTAAAAAAAGGGTTTTTCAAGAATATCAATTTACAGTATAATTTAAACGGTCGTAATAGTTTTGTTACTAATGATTCTTTGTTCTTCAAACCACAAATGTTTAGAGATGCTAAAATAGGAGTTCAACACAGTATTCCTTTAAGTACTAATTTTAAATTATTCAAATATTTTAGTGCTTCAACCTCTATGAATTATGAGGAAATATGGTATGCTAAAACAATTGAAAGAGGTTATGATGTTGATCAAAGTAAAGTTGTAGATAAAGTAGTCAATGGTTTTGCTGCATTTAGAACCTATTCCTTCTCTTCAAGTTTAGGAACTACTGTTTACGGAACTTTTAATTTTGGCGCCGACAAAAAAATAAAATCGATACGACACGTCATGAGACCTTCTGTATCGTATGGATATACTCCGAGTTTTGAAAAATACTATGATACCTATGCTTCAGATGCAACTGGAACTATGGACAAAAGATATACTCGATTTGAAAATGGAATTTTTGGTGCTCCAGGACTAAACAATTCTAATAATTTAGGTTTTGACTTAAGCAATACTTTTGAAGCTAAAGTAACGGACAGAGACAGTACTAAAACGGAACCGAAAAAGATTATGTTACTTAACAACTTAAATCTTTCTACAAGTTATAATCTTGATGCTGATGGTGTAAATTCACTTGCTTTTTCTCCGGTTAGACTAAGTGGTGGAACCCAAATATTCAATAATAAAATGAATGTCAACTTTGGGGCAACACTAGATCCTTACGCTATTGATAATTCTGGAAGACGTATTAATAAATTTAATATTGATAATGGCGGAAGTCTTTTTAGAATGACTAGTTCTAATATGACCATCAACTACTCTGTTGCGAGTAAAGGAAAAGATGATAAAAAGAAGGATAAAAACCTTCAAAGTCAGCGAAATGGCGGTCGTGAAGATGATTTATTTGGTACAAATACTGATTTAGGTGATGCTAGAAGAAGTCAATTTGAAGATGAAGACGACGACGGTGTAGATAAGATTTCAGAATTCTTTAATTCTAAATTACCTTGGGATATGACATTTGCTTATTCCCTAACTTATGGAAATAACAACCGTGAAAATAAAATTATAGGAAACTCAATTATGATTTCTGCCAATGCCGATATTACTCCAAAATGGAAAGCAGGTGTTTCTACAGGTTATGATTTTGTTCAACAAGGGGTTACTTTCACGCAACTTCGTTTTGAGAGAGATTTGTTGAGCTGGAGAATGGATTTTAACTGGGCTCCTTTTGGAAATAATGCAAACTGGGGTTTCTTTATCGGAATAAAATCTGGCATCCTTAGCGACATTAAATGGGACAAACGAAGCGTAATTAACAGATAG
- a CDS encoding RidA family protein has translation MKKIIFTENAPAPIGPYNQAVLTGNTLYTSGQIAIDPATGELVTDNIEVETKQVMNNMKAVLAAAGMTFENVVKTSIFIMDMNDFGKINTVYGSYFNEKTAPARETVQVACLPKNVNVEISMIAML, from the coding sequence ATGAAAAAGATAATTTTTACCGAAAACGCTCCAGCGCCAATAGGACCATACAACCAAGCTGTGCTTACTGGCAACACACTTTATACTTCTGGACAAATAGCTATAGATCCTGCAACAGGCGAGTTAGTAACCGACAACATTGAAGTGGAGACAAAACAGGTTATGAATAATATGAAAGCGGTATTAGCAGCTGCAGGAATGACATTTGAAAACGTTGTAAAGACGTCAATATTTATTATGGATATGAATGACTTTGGAAAAATAAACACGGTTTATGGCTCTTATTTTAACGAAAAAACCGCTCCAGCACGTGAAACGGTTCAAGTGGCTTGTTTGCCAAAAAATGTAAATGTAGAAATCTCTATGATTGCAATGCTATAG
- a CDS encoding methylglyoxal synthase, producing the protein MEIAVIAHDGKKVDLIAFLIKNKDLLLEEHIKIIATGTTGGKAEEAGFTVRRMLSGPLGGDAQIAGRVAEGKTKMVFFFKDPLSSHPHEADINMLIRVCDVHNVPLATNEATAQLLLNAIALQS; encoded by the coding sequence ATGGAAATAGCTGTTATTGCTCATGATGGTAAGAAAGTGGATTTAATTGCTTTTCTGATTAAAAACAAAGATCTTCTATTAGAAGAACATATTAAAATTATCGCCACTGGCACGACCGGAGGTAAAGCGGAAGAAGCTGGTTTTACTGTTAGAAGAATGCTTTCAGGACCATTAGGTGGTGATGCGCAAATCGCTGGTAGAGTAGCAGAAGGAAAAACGAAAATGGTTTTCTTTTTTAAAGATCCATTATCGAGTCACCCACACGAAGCTGATATTAATATGCTTATTCGTGTTTGTGATGTGCATAATGTGCCATTGGCAACTAATGAAGCAACGGCACAATTATTACTAAATGCTATAGCATTGCAATCATAG
- a CDS encoding N-acetylglucosamine kinase: MRLIVDSGSTKADWIAINEEGKVLFTTQTLGLNPEILDGDEIVERLNDRFDILHNKKEVTHLFFYGAGCGTDRMKIALSQIFQEYFSNAIISVEEDTYAAVYATTPKGEKAIVSILGTGSNCSYFDGKELHQKVQSLGYIIMDDCSGNVFGKELIRKYYFNKMPKELAVEFEKEYDVDPDAIKSKLYKEANPNAYLATYAKFLIQHKETEFCRKIILKGMKSFVKNYIKQFENCKEVPVHFVGSIAFYLKEELQETFDKYELQLGNVLRRPIDGLIAYHIANK; the protein is encoded by the coding sequence ATGAGATTAATAGTTGATAGCGGTTCTACTAAAGCCGATTGGATTGCAATAAATGAAGAAGGAAAAGTGTTGTTTACAACGCAAACTTTAGGTTTGAATCCTGAAATACTGGACGGCGATGAAATTGTTGAGCGATTAAATGATCGTTTTGATATTTTGCATAACAAAAAGGAAGTTACTCATTTGTTTTTTTATGGTGCCGGTTGTGGAACAGATCGAATGAAAATTGCACTGTCACAAATTTTTCAAGAATATTTTTCTAACGCTATTATTTCTGTTGAAGAAGATACGTACGCTGCTGTATATGCAACAACGCCTAAAGGTGAAAAAGCAATAGTAAGCATATTAGGTACAGGATCAAACTGTAGCTACTTTGACGGTAAAGAATTACATCAGAAAGTACAATCGTTAGGATACATAATAATGGATGATTGTAGTGGTAATGTTTTTGGAAAAGAATTAATTCGAAAATATTATTTCAACAAAATGCCTAAAGAATTAGCTGTTGAGTTTGAAAAAGAATATGATGTTGATCCAGATGCTATAAAAAGTAAATTGTATAAAGAAGCAAATCCAAATGCTTATTTAGCAACTTACGCTAAGTTTTTGATTCAACATAAAGAGACTGAATTCTGTAGAAAAATCATTTTGAAAGGAATGAAATCTTTTGTAAAAAATTACATCAAGCAATTTGAAAATTGCAAAGAAGTACCTGTTCATTTTGTAGGCTCGATTGCATTTTATTTAAAAGAGGAATTACAAGAAACTTTTGACAAGTACGAATTGCAATTAGGTAACGTGCTAAGAAGGCCAATTGACGGACTAATTGCATATCATATTGCTAATAAATAA
- the gap gene encoding type I glyceraldehyde-3-phosphate dehydrogenase yields the protein MSKVKLGINGFGRIGRIVFRESFNRDNVEVVAINDLLDVDHLAYLLKYDSVHGRFAGKVEVKDGKLFVNDKHIRITAERNPADLKWNEVDVDVVAECTGFFTTLETANAHITGGAKKVIISAPSADAPMFVMGVNHETAKASDLVVSNASCTTNCLAPLAKVINDNFGIVEALMTTVHATTSTQMTTDGPSRKDWRGGRAASCNIIPSSTGAAKAVGKVIPELNGKLTGMAFRVPTTDVSAVDLTVKVAKETSYEEIMAVLKKASETTMKGVLGYTEDLVVSQDFVSDPRTSIIDANAGIGLNSTFFKIISWYDNEYGYSSKLIDLSVHIAGLK from the coding sequence ATGTCAAAAGTAAAATTAGGAATAAATGGGTTTGGAAGAATTGGAAGAATTGTTTTCAGAGAATCTTTCAACAGAGATAATGTAGAGGTAGTAGCAATCAATGATTTGCTAGATGTAGATCACTTAGCTTACTTGTTAAAATATGATTCAGTTCACGGTCGTTTTGCAGGAAAAGTTGAAGTTAAAGACGGAAAGCTTTTTGTAAATGACAAACATATTAGAATTACAGCTGAGAGAAATCCTGCTGACTTAAAATGGAATGAAGTTGATGTTGATGTTGTTGCTGAGTGTACAGGTTTCTTTACAACTCTAGAAACAGCAAACGCGCACATAACTGGTGGTGCTAAAAAAGTAATTATTTCTGCACCTTCTGCTGATGCTCCTATGTTTGTAATGGGTGTAAATCATGAAACTGCAAAAGCTTCTGATTTAGTGGTTTCTAATGCTTCATGTACTACAAACTGTTTAGCTCCTTTAGCAAAAGTTATCAATGATAATTTTGGAATTGTTGAAGCGTTAATGACTACAGTTCACGCTACAACTTCTACTCAAATGACTACTGATGGTCCTTCTAGAAAAGACTGGAGAGGTGGACGTGCTGCTTCATGCAACATTATTCCTTCGTCAACTGGAGCTGCTAAAGCAGTAGGGAAAGTTATTCCTGAGTTGAACGGAAAGTTAACTGGTATGGCTTTTAGAGTACCTACAACAGACGTTTCTGCAGTAGATTTAACTGTAAAAGTGGCTAAAGAAACTTCATATGAAGAAATCATGGCAGTTTTGAAAAAAGCATCTGAAACTACAATGAAAGGTGTTTTAGGATATACGGAAGATTTAGTAGTTTCTCAAGATTTTGTTTCTGATCCAAGAACTTCTATTATTGATGCTAATGCTGGTATTGGCTTGAATTCTACATTCTTCAAAATCATATCTTGGTATGATAATGAATATGGTTATTCTAGTAAATTAATCGATTTATCAGTACACATTGCTGGTTTAAAATAA